Proteins co-encoded in one Humulus lupulus unplaced genomic scaffold, drHumLupu1.1 SCAFFOLD_138, whole genome shotgun sequence genomic window:
- the LOC133811043 gene encoding pentatricopeptide repeat-containing protein DOT4, chloroplastic-like: MLMVAKSSPNLFSVSPSHHDSKTDLVRNSSGSFSFKSSPRTYSPSLNAGSSFAVIRSSASVAKPIIHETIDYNAKITSFCEVGNLKKAMESLCGSQKSELELKTYCTVLELCAQKKSLQDGRKVHSVICESGVPVDGHLGSKLVFMYLTCRDLREGRRVFDAICSDRVFLWNLMINEYAKIRNHKESVNLYMKMQQLGVQANSHTLSCILKCFAALRNVKEGQRVHAYMCKMGFVSFNTVMNSLIAFYFKNGNVESAQKVFDELRDRDVISWNSMVSGYAANDMGEKGVEIFTQMLCLGIDVDLATLVNVLVACADIGTRSFGRAVHGYAIKASFHREIMFCNTLLDMYSKCGDMGAAVQVFKKIGKKSVVSWTSMMAGYVREGLSDDAIEIFYEMQTNGISPDIFTVTSILHACACSGSLDDGKVIHNYIRENDMDSNLFVCNALMDMYAKCGSMEEAHMIFAHMPTKDIVSWNTMIGGYSKNCLPNEALGLFSEMQHNLKPDGRTVACILPACASLAALDKGREIHGHILRNGYFQDRIVANALVDMYVKSGLLVLAQLLFDMIPEKDLFSWTVMISGYGMHGFGTEAIAAFEEMKDSGIEPDEVSFISILYACSHSGLLEEGRKFFNIMRNECNIEPMLEHYACIVDLYSRTGNLSMAYKFIKTMPIKPDATIWGALLCGCRTYHDVKLAEKVAERVFELEPENTGYYVLLANIYAEAEKWEEVRKLREKIGRKRLTKNPGCSWIEIRGKVNIFFSAGDSHRLAKEIESLLKMLRARMKEERHFPKLKYALINADDMEKEIALCGHSEKLAMAFGILSLPPGKTIRVTKNLRVCGDCHETAKFISKTLGRSIILRDSNRFHHFEDGHCSCRGFW; this comes from the coding sequence ATGTTAATGGTGGCTAAATCCTCACCAAACTTATTCTCAGTCTCACCGAGTCACCACGACTCTAAGACAGACTTGGTAAGAAACTCATCTggctctttttccttcaaatcgTCCCCGAGAACCTACTCGCCATCTCTGAATGCAGGCTCTTCTTTTGCCGTAATCCGATCATCTGCTTCGGTCGCTAAACCCATTATCCATGAAACTATCGATTACAATGCAAAGATTACCTCTTTCTGTGAAGTGGGTAACCTGAAAAAAGCCATGGAATCGCTTTGTGGGTCCCAAAAATCAGAGCTCGAGCTAAAGACTTACTGCACTGTTTTAGAGCTCTGCGCACAGAAAAAATCATTACAAGACGGAAGAAAGGTTCACTCTGTTATTTGTGAGAGCGGCGTACCTGTTGATGGGCATTTGGGTTCAAAACTTGTCTTTATGTACTTAACTTGTAGAGATTTAAGAGAAGGAAGACGGGTTTTCGATGCCATTTGCAGTGACAGGGTTTTCCTTTGGAATCTTATGATAAATGAGTATGCAAAGATTCGTAATCACAAGGAGAGCGTAAATTTGTATATGAAGATGCAACAGTTGGGTGTGCAAGCAAACTCTCACACATTGTCTTGTATTTTAAAGTGCTTTGCAGCCTTGAGAAACGTAAAAGAAGGCCAAAGGGTTCATGCATATATGTGTAAAATGGGTTTTGTTTCTTTCAACACGGTTATGAATTCCTTAATTGCTTTCTACTTCAAAAATGGGAACGTCGAAAGTGCGCAGAAGGTGTTTGATGAATTGCGTGATAGAGACGTTATATCCTGGAATTCTATGGTGAGTGGGTATGCGGCTAATGATATGGGGGAGAAGGGAGTTGAGATTTTCACACAGATGCTTTGTTTGGGAATTGACGTGGATTTGGCCACATTAGTCAACGTTCTAGTGGCTTGTGCAGATATTGGAACTCGTTCGTTCGGAAGAGCAGTTCATGGTTATGCAATAAAAGCTTCTTTTCATAGGGAAATCATGTTCTGTAATACTTTACTGGACATGTATTCAAAATGTGGGGACATGGGTGCTGCAGTTCAAGTTTTTAAGAAGATTGGCAAAAAAAGTGTGGTGTCATGGACTTCAATGATGGCAGGTTATGTACGAGAAGGTCTTTCTGATGATGCTATTGAAATATTCTATGAAATGCAAACAAATGGCATCAGCCCAGATATCTTTACTGTTACGAGCATACTTCATGCTTGTGCTTGTAGCGGATCACTGGATGATGGCAAAGTTATTCACAATTACATTAGAGAAAATGATATGGATTCAAATTTGTTTGTCTGTAATGCGCTTATGGATATGTATGCCAAATGTGGAAGCATGGAAGAAGCTCACATGATTTTCGCTCACATGCCTACGAAGGACATTGTCTCGTGGAATACCATGATCGGAGGTTACTCCAAAAACTGTCTTCCAAATGAAGCTCTCGGATTATTTTCTGAGATGCAACATAATTTAAAGCCTGACGGTAGAACTGTAGCATGTATACTTCCTGCTTGTGCTAGCTTAGCAGCTCTAGACAAGGGCCGCGAGATCCATGGTCACATATTAAGAAATGGCTATTTCCAAGATCGAATTGTTGCTAATGCACTTGTTGACATGTATGTAAAGTCTGGGCTACTAGTACTTGCACAATTACTTTTTGATATGATTCCTGAAAAGGACCTGTTCTCATGGACAGTGATGATCTCTGGATACGGTATGCATGGATTTGGCACTGAAGCTATTGCTGCCTTTGAAGAAATGAAAGATTCAGGAATTGAACCTGATGAAGTTTCCTTCATTTCTATTCTTTATGCTTGTAGTCATTCAGGATTACTTGAGGAGGGACGGAAGTTTTTCAATATTATGAGAAATGAATGCAACATTGAGCCAATGTTGGAGCATTATGCATGTATTGTGGATCTTTATTCCCGAACTGGGAATTTATCAATGGCTTATAAGTTTATCAAAACTATGCCAATTAAGCCAGATGCTACAATCTGGGGTGCTTTGCTTTGTGGGTGTAGGACCTACCATGATGTCAAACTAGCAGAGAAAGTTGCAGAACGAGTTTTTGAACTAGAGCCTGAGAACACAGGTTATTATGTTCTTCTTGCCAATATATATGCCGAGGCAGAAAAGTGGGAGGAAGTGAGAAAGCTTAGAGAGAAAATTGGTAGGAAAAGGTTAACGAAGAATCCAGGCTGTAGTTGGATAGAGATCAGAGGCAAagttaatatatttttctcaGCAGGTGATTCACACCGGCTTGCGAAAGAGATTGAGTCACTACTGAAGATGTTAAGAGCGAGAATGAAGGAAGAAAGACACTTTCCCAAACTGAAGTATGCATTGATTAACGCAGATGACATGGAGAAAGAGATTGCACTCTGTGGGCACAGTGAGAAATTAGCTATGGCTTTTGGAATACTGAGCTTGCCTCCTGGAAAAACCATACGAGTCACCAAAAATCTTAGAGTTTGTGGGGACTGTCACGAGACAGCTAAGTTCATTTCCAAAACACTGGGGAGATCGATTATCTTGAGAGATTCAAACCGTTTTCACCATTTCGAAGATGGTCATTGTTCTTGCAGAGGTTTTTGGTAA
- the LOC133811046 gene encoding probable LRR receptor-like serine/threonine-protein kinase At5g45780 yields the protein MVNNNIMKPLKICFWLFYTLHCSSVVLVRASDSLLSPKGVNYEVAALMSMKKDMRDESKVMAGWDINSVDPCTWNMVGCSVEGFVISLEMTTMGLAGTLSPSIGNLSHLRTMLLQNNHLTGSIPAEIGKLSQLHTLDLSGNELEGKIPSSLGSLSHLSYLRLSRNKLVGSIPKPVASLTGLSFLDLSFNNLSGPTPNILAQAYSITGNNFLCSPSSAQICMGNSKPINETSSAPKVSGHHRWILSVAIGISCTFVISVMLIVCWVHWYRSRLFFTSYVQQDYEFDISHLKRFAFRDLQIATSNFSRKNILGQGGFGVVYRGCLPNGTVVAVKRLKDPNYTGEVQFQTEVEMIGLALHRNLLRLYGFCMTSNERLLVYPYMVNGSVADRLRETCREKPSLDWNRRLHIGLGTARGLLYLHEQCNPKIIHRDVKAANILLDESFEAVVGDFGLAKLLDRRDSHVTTAVRGTVGHIAPEYLSTGQSSEKTDVFGFGILLLELITGQKALDAGNGQVQKGMILEWVKTLHHEKKLEVIVDKDLKGCFDRDDLETSVELALQCTQSNPNLRPKMSEILKILEGLVGPSAPAEESQGGTNIGEARACSSFSRNYSEVHEESSFIIEAMELSGPR from the exons ATGGTGAACAATAACATAATGAAACCGCTAAAGATTTGCTTTTGGCTTTTCTACACTTTACACTGTTCCTCTGTGGTTTTGGTTAGAGCCTCTGATAGTCTTCTCTCTCCCAAGGGTGTCAACTATGAAG TTGCTGCATTGATGTCCATGAAGAAAGATATGAGGGATGAGTCTAAAGTAATGGCTGGTTGGGATATAAACTCTGTTGACCCTTGTACTTGGAACATGGTGGGTTGCTCTGTTGAGGGCTTTGTTATTTCACT TGAAATGACAACCATGGGTTTAGCTGGAACGCTTTCTCCAAGCATTGGAAATTTGAGTCACCTTCGGACAAT GCTGTTGCAGAACAATCACTTGACTGGTTCTATCCCAGCAGAAATTGGGAAACTTTCACAGCTTCATACTCTTGACCTTTCGGGTAATGAGCTCGAAGGGAAAATCCCTAGCTCTTTGGGGTCCCTGTCTCATCTAAGTTACTT GCGGCTTAGCAGAAACAAGTTAGTTGGATCAATTCCTAAACCTGTTGCAAGTTTGACTGGTCTTTCTTTCTT GGATTTGTCATTCAATAATCTGAGTGGCCCAACTCCAAACATACTTGCGCAAGCCTACAG TATTACAGGAAACAACTTTCTATGCAGTCCTTCATCAGCTCAAATTTGCATGGGCAACTCGAAACCTATTAATG AGACCAGTTCAGCACCAAAAGTCAGTGGTCACCACCGATGGATACTTTCCGTTGCCATTGGCATTAGTTGCACATTTGTCATTTCTGTGATGCTGATTGTTTGCTGGGTGCATTGGTACCGATCTCGTCTTTTCTTCACATCTTATG TGCAGCAAGATTATGAATTTGATATTAGTCATTTGAAGAGATTTGCATTTCGTGATCTGCAAATTGCTACAAGCAATTTTAGCCGCAAAAACATTCTAGGCCAAGGTGGGTTTGGAGTTGTCTATAGAGGATGTCTTCCAAATGGGACAGTGGTGGCAGTTAAGAGGCTAAAAGATCCAAACTACACTGGAGAAGTGCAGTTTCAGACTGAAGTTGAAATGATTGGCTTGGCTTTGCATCGAAACCTGCTACGACTTTATGGTTTCTGTATGACATCCAATGAGAGGTTGCTTGTTTATCCTTACATGGTTAATGGTAGTGTTGCCGATCGCTTGAGAG AGACTTGTCGCGAAAAACCATCACTCGACTGGAATAGAAGACTGCACATTGGCCTTGGAACTGCTCGTGGGCTTCTTTACTTGCATGAGCAATGCAATCCCAAAATTATCCACAGGGACGTGAAAGCTGCTAATATTTTGCTTGATGAGAGTTTTGAAGCTGTGGTTGGGGATTTTGGTCTCGCTAAACTGTTAGACAGGAGGGATTCTCATGTCACAACTGCGGTGCGGGGCACAGTGGGACACATTGCCCCCGAGTATTTGTCAACGGGACAGTCTTCTGAAAAAACCGATGTTTTTGGATTTGGCATACTACTTTTGGAACTCATAACCGGGCAAAAGGCTTTAGATGCAGGAAACGGTCAAGTTCAGAAGGGAATGATTCTAGAATGG GTAAAGACTTTGCATCACGAGAAAAAGCTAGAGGTGATAGTGGACAAGGATCTCAAGGGGTGTTTTGACCGAGATGATCTCGAAACATCAGTGGAGTTGGCTCTACAATGCACTCAGTCGAATCCCAACCTCCGTCCAAAGATGTCAGAAATCTTGAAAATTTTGGAAGGTCTTGTTGGACCCTCGGCACCAGCTGAGGAATCACAGGGTGGAACTAACATCGGTGAGGCAAGGGCTTGCAGTAGTTTCTCAAGGAACTACAGTGAAGTTCATGAAGAATCTTCTTTCATCATCGAGGCCATGGAGCTTTCTGGGCCTCGGTAA
- the LOC133811044 gene encoding uncharacterized protein LOC133811044, with translation MDVEELDQRKAENSTSIVDESLAQTVVLVKTDEAICHSMENNDLELLDEESKGVVDATGEVSDRVEQGTNNVISTDPAEVLDQIEQGINDNSSDSAVQVAVVETRIVINPSEAAAFAFVSEDSLALGLNAKVDELGFSKVSVEESKRKMPEAEKRSCVIDINCASAKSCENLDGDSVCRICHLTSNPSPDRRTATTSTTDLIHLGCECKEDLGIAHYQCAEAWFKIKGNRMCEICGETAKNVTGVGDVEFIDDWNERRLYMHNGADPSDRSGRCWRGQPFCNFLMACLVIAFVLPWFFRVNMF, from the exons ATGGATGTGGAGGAACTTGATCAAAGGAAGGCTGAGAATTCGACCAGTATTGTTGATGAATCACTTGCTCAGACGGTTGTTTTGGTTAAAACAGATGAAGCAATCTGTCATAGCATGGAAAATAATGACTTAGAATTATTGGATGAGGAATCTAAAGGAGTGGTGGATGCAACTGGTGAGGTATCTGATCGAGTTGAGCAAGGAACTAACAATGTGATTTCAACTGATCCAGCTGAGGTATTGGATCAGATTGAACAAGGAATTAATGACAACTCATCTGATTCAGCTGTTCAGGTTGCAGTTGTTGAGACCAGAATTGTGATCAATCCCTCTGAGGCTGCTGCCTTTGCCTTTGTCAGTGAAGATAGTCTGGCCTTGGGGTTGAATGCCAAGGTTGATGAGTTGGGGTTTAGTAAAGTATCAGTGGAAGAGTCAAAGAGGAAAATGCCTGAGGCTGAGAAACGTTCTTGTGTGATTGATATAAACTGTGCAAGTGCCAAGAGTTGTGAAAATTTGGATGGTGATAGTGTTTGTAGAATCTGTCATTTGACTTCTAATCCATCTCCAGATAGAAGAACAGCAACTACCTCAACAACAGATTTGATTCATCTTGGTTGCGAGTGTAAGGAAGACCTAGGCATTGCACATTATCAATGTGCTGAAGCATGGTTTAAAATAAAAGGCAACAG AATGTGCGAAATTTGTGGCGAGACTGCTAAGAATGTTACTGGTGTTGGGGATGTCGAGTTTATCGACGACTGGAATGAAAGAAGATTATACATGCATAATGGTGCTGATCCATCGGATAGGAGTGGAAGATGTTGGCGGGGACAACCCTTCTGTAACTTCTTGATGGCGTGCCTGGTAATAGCTTTTGTTCTCCCATGGTTCTTTCGAGTAAATATGTTCTAG